One part of the Brevundimonas sp. NIBR11 genome encodes these proteins:
- a CDS encoding outer membrane beta-barrel protein, which translates to MTMSKLIQRAVASMAASSVALVSAAASAQVATGGGVDNFSRNRNTSVQQRQRPAYEAAGIRSGGFLVYPRLEVQVERNDNVYATSANEADDTIAHIRPEVSIESDWNQNFLSAYVRGSINRYADLDGENTDEFGVGSSARIDVTRGANIGLGADYTSSFEPRTAPDSPANAIEPTALHTAQAYISGSRAAGYVKLSGRADWRTFDYQDGRTGAGAVIEQDTRDRNVLSVSGRVDFAISPDTAFFAQATGNGRSYDIASTTTVKNRDSTGAEYLIGANFEVSAGMRGEVAVGYISQDFDEAVYQDTDGFAARAQLEWFPTELTTVTVAGGRSIEDSATPGVGGLLSSNLSIGLDHELLRNVILNGRVSWGRDEYEGIDREDTRLGVNLGATYLINRNLGVNASYSLLDTSSEGAQRDNDFTVNRLAVALVAQF; encoded by the coding sequence ATGACCATGTCCAAGCTGATCCAGCGCGCCGTCGCCTCCATGGCCGCCAGTTCGGTCGCGCTGGTCAGCGCCGCCGCGTCCGCCCAGGTGGCGACGGGCGGAGGAGTCGACAACTTCTCGCGCAACCGCAACACCTCCGTGCAGCAGCGCCAGCGCCCCGCCTACGAAGCGGCCGGCATCCGCAGCGGCGGCTTTCTTGTCTATCCCCGCCTGGAGGTTCAGGTCGAGCGCAACGACAACGTCTACGCGACCTCCGCCAACGAGGCCGACGACACGATCGCCCACATCCGCCCGGAGGTGTCGATCGAGTCCGACTGGAACCAGAACTTCCTGTCCGCATATGTGCGCGGGTCCATTAATCGCTATGCCGACCTCGACGGGGAAAACACCGACGAGTTCGGCGTCGGCTCGTCCGCGCGGATCGACGTGACCCGCGGAGCCAACATCGGCCTCGGTGCGGACTACACCAGCTCGTTCGAACCGCGCACCGCTCCGGATTCTCCGGCCAACGCCATCGAACCCACGGCCCTCCACACGGCCCAAGCCTATATCAGCGGCTCGCGCGCCGCCGGTTACGTCAAGCTGAGCGGCCGCGCCGACTGGCGGACCTTCGACTACCAGGACGGCCGCACGGGCGCCGGGGCCGTCATCGAGCAGGACACCCGAGACCGCAACGTCCTCAGCGTGTCGGGCCGGGTGGATTTCGCCATCAGCCCGGACACGGCGTTCTTCGCCCAGGCCACCGGCAACGGGCGGTCCTATGACATCGCCTCTACGACGACGGTGAAGAACCGGGATTCGACGGGCGCCGAATATCTGATCGGAGCGAATTTCGAGGTGAGCGCGGGCATGCGCGGCGAGGTCGCGGTCGGCTACATTAGCCAGGACTTCGACGAGGCGGTCTATCAGGACACCGATGGCTTCGCTGCTCGCGCCCAGCTGGAGTGGTTCCCGACCGAACTGACCACCGTAACCGTCGCGGGCGGTCGATCCATCGAGGATTCGGCGACGCCGGGCGTCGGCGGTTTGCTGTCGTCCAATCTCAGCATCGGCCTCGACCACGAACTGCTGCGCAACGTCATCCTCAACGGCCGGGTGAGCTGGGGGCGCGACGAGTATGAGGGCATCGACCGCGAAGACACGCGGCTGGGCGTCAATCTCGGCGCCACCTACCTGATCAATCGAAATCTCGGGGTGAACGCCTCCTATTCGCTGCTCGACACCAGCTCCGAGGGCGCCCAGCGCGATAACGATTTCACCGTCAACAGGCTCGCCGTCGCGCTTGTCGCCCAGTTCTAA
- a CDS encoding transglutaminase-like cysteine peptidase — translation MHLRVTIHAAALVALIGALGCGTASAADESGFQMPLGAPTMAPAGFVALCERRPEQCLSVARPDAEALSEVRVWAGQMRWAMVFQTVGIATTPAAIPENEQAEPPPAPIAPRLTAVPHAKAVTPQEIRALKDARRKRGSAEPSKTNPVVGRPAVLAVPSPPRPVAEVSMQTLEAVTRRINRAIRRSSDTDAYGREDVWVLPEGPRPSGDCEDYVLAKRRVLIEEGVDPAALSIAIVRTRQGEVHAVLLVATSEGEQVLDNLTPWVLPWSEAPYEWLERQAPGRPLTWVRTAV, via the coding sequence ATGCATCTTCGTGTCACAATACATGCGGCGGCTCTGGTCGCCCTGATCGGCGCTCTGGGATGCGGGACCGCCAGCGCCGCAGACGAGAGCGGGTTCCAGATGCCTCTGGGCGCGCCGACGATGGCGCCGGCGGGGTTCGTGGCGCTGTGCGAGCGCAGGCCGGAGCAGTGCCTCTCGGTTGCACGTCCGGACGCCGAAGCCTTGTCCGAAGTTCGGGTCTGGGCCGGACAGATGCGGTGGGCGATGGTCTTCCAGACGGTCGGGATCGCCACGACGCCCGCCGCCATCCCCGAGAACGAGCAGGCCGAGCCTCCTCCCGCGCCCATCGCGCCTCGTCTGACCGCCGTCCCGCACGCGAAGGCCGTGACGCCGCAGGAGATCCGCGCGCTCAAGGACGCACGTCGCAAGCGCGGCTCGGCGGAGCCCTCGAAGACCAACCCCGTCGTCGGACGCCCGGCGGTCCTCGCCGTCCCCTCCCCGCCGCGCCCGGTCGCCGAGGTGTCGATGCAGACGCTTGAGGCCGTCACCCGACGGATCAACCGCGCCATCCGCCGGTCGTCCGACACCGACGCCTACGGCCGCGAGGATGTTTGGGTCCTGCCCGAAGGCCCGCGCCCCAGCGGCGACTGCGAGGACTATGTCCTGGCCAAGCGTCGCGTCCTGATCGAGGAGGGCGTGGATCCGGCGGCCCTGTCGATCGCGATCGTGCGCACGCGGCAAGGCGAGGTCCATGCCGTCCTTCTGGTCGCCACATCGGAGGGCGAGCAGGTCCTGGACAACCTCACGCCCTGGGTCCTGCCCTGGAGCGAGGCGCCCTACGAATGGCTGGAGCGGCAGGCCCCGGGTCGGCCGCTGACCTGGGTCCGCACCGCCGTCTGA
- a CDS encoding polysaccharide biosynthesis/export family protein, whose product MASGAPDSGDARVIEEYRLGVADKVRVTVFGEAALTGEFLVAGNGKISLPLIGETQAGGLTIGEFQEEVATALRDGFITEPRVSAEILNYRPFYILGEVNTPGEYPYTNNLTVLNAVATAGGFTYRADNRRVFIKRASGDAEEAFPLTTSTRVAPGDTIRIRERLF is encoded by the coding sequence ATGGCGTCCGGCGCGCCTGACAGCGGCGATGCTCGCGTCATCGAGGAATATCGCCTGGGCGTGGCGGACAAGGTGCGCGTCACGGTCTTTGGCGAGGCGGCCCTGACCGGTGAATTCCTGGTCGCCGGCAACGGCAAGATCTCCCTGCCTCTGATCGGCGAGACCCAGGCCGGCGGCCTGACCATCGGCGAATTTCAGGAGGAGGTGGCGACCGCTCTGCGCGACGGATTCATCACTGAACCCCGGGTCAGCGCCGAAATTCTGAACTATCGGCCGTTCTATATTTTGGGCGAAGTCAACACGCCCGGCGAATATCCGTACACCAACAATCTGACTGTTTTGAATGCGGTAGCGACCGCAGGCGGCTTCACCTACCGGGCCGACAACCGTCGCGTCTTCATCAAACGGGCCAGTGGCGACGCCGAAGAAGCCTTCCCCCTGACCACCTCGACCCGGGTAGCGCCGGGCGACACCATCCGTATTCGCGAGCGGTTGTTCTAG